In one Candidatus Nomurabacteria bacterium genomic region, the following are encoded:
- a CDS encoding response regulator yields the protein MSDDTANKTVLIVESEPWLGDHYERVLTKNGFTVSRASNGYAAIDMIDEKLPEAIVMSLLLSGTSGLGLLHELQTYVDTAKIPVIVCGGQLDLKLEDLEPYGVKRLLDSASMRPDDVVAAVRSVTIGMA from the coding sequence ATGAGCGACGACACTGCAAATAAAACGGTACTTATTGTAGAAAGTGAGCCATGGCTTGGCGATCATTATGAGCGCGTACTAACAAAGAACGGTTTTACGGTATCTAGAGCATCGAATGGCTACGCCGCCATAGACATGATAGACGAAAAGTTACCCGAGGCAATCGTGATGAGCCTGCTACTAAGTGGTACGAGTGGACTAGGTCTTTTACATGAACTACAGACATATGTCGATACGGCTAAAATACCAGTTATTGTATGTGGCGGACAACTTGATTTAAAGCTTGAAGACCTTGAACCATATGGAGTAAAAAGATTGCTCGACAGTGCTTCTATGCGGCCTGATGACGTAGTAGCTGCGGTGCGAAGTGTCACCATAGGCATGGCATGA
- a CDS encoding LssY C-terminal domain-containing protein, translated as MIPFILRQVWRLLIFILGACVLYELILMFWPGTGSRLAIFAAMFFIYCVMAYGVIPSLFRLYHFLIEHDHIPLYATYGDGWASDPVNIAIVTRDRRHLRRAMQQAGWYEADPHTLWNSLREAWSIIFNRPYPNAPVSTLYLFNRRHDIAFEIPTNDKMSARTRHHVRFWRLEPPRKNRHDRGHFDYWSSKLLQWLHRERDIWIGASTEDFKPLDIRWRTGSLTHGVRHETDKERDFIIQTLRDQKLVKSVSKTEPGEHFKFRGQSFRTVYMTDGSIKVVQLN; from the coding sequence ATGATTCCATTTATTCTAAGGCAGGTCTGGCGTTTATTAATTTTCATATTAGGCGCCTGTGTACTATATGAGTTGATCTTGATGTTTTGGCCCGGCACCGGTAGCCGCCTAGCGATATTCGCTGCAATGTTTTTTATATACTGCGTAATGGCCTACGGGGTTATACCTTCACTATTCCGGCTATACCATTTTCTCATTGAGCACGACCACATTCCCCTCTATGCCACGTACGGCGACGGCTGGGCATCAGACCCAGTCAACATCGCCATTGTCACACGCGATCGACGTCACCTGCGACGCGCCATGCAGCAAGCTGGTTGGTACGAAGCCGACCCGCATACACTATGGAACAGCTTACGCGAAGCCTGGTCTATCATTTTTAACCGCCCCTACCCTAATGCACCTGTCAGCACGTTGTACCTTTTCAATCGTCGTCACGATATCGCCTTCGAAATTCCCACGAACGATAAAATGAGCGCCCGTACGCGTCACCACGTCCGTTTTTGGCGACTTGAACCTCCCAGGAAGAATCGTCATGATCGCGGACATTTTGATTACTGGAGTAGCAAGCTACTCCAGTGGCTACATCGTGAACGCGACATCTGGATTGGCGCTTCAACGGAAGATTTCAAGCCACTCGACATCCGCTGGCGCACAGGGAGTCTGACACATGGCGTCCGTCACGAAACGGACAAAGAGCGTGACTTCATCATTCAAACGCTCCGTGATCAAAAATTAGTAAAATCCGTCAGCAAAACGGAGCCTGGTGAACATTTCAAATTTCGTGGCCAATCATTTCGTACGGTATACATGACCGATGGCAGCATCAAAGTCGTCCAGCTTAACTAA
- a CDS encoding YvcK family protein — protein sequence MKEPFAPTERKITVIGGGTGSFTLLSALKNHTHQIAALVNMADDGGSTGVLRDELGALPPGDIRQCLVALSNSPKVRDLFNYRFEEGTFQGHSFGNILLSALEKVTGNFSEAVETASEILRVNGMVIPATLDNVRLKLEWPEVSFELHGERIIDAEYFKHDPRKAKLSLTPSASANPIALKAIKDADMIVIAPGDLYTSLGPLLVIDGIGEALRESRAKKIYVSNLVTKTGQTEGFTVADHADEIERFAGGHFLDFVLYNQQQPDARLARRYKDEGAYLVDVDHERLSSKHYLAVGGSFLGLIAERETGDSLPVTRSLIRHDTGSVANAIIELYDNVSNK from the coding sequence ATGAAAGAACCATTTGCACCAACTGAACGCAAAATTACCGTTATAGGCGGGGGAACGGGCAGTTTTACATTACTAAGCGCCTTAAAGAATCACACCCATCAGATTGCCGCACTGGTGAACATGGCCGATGACGGCGGTAGCACCGGAGTATTGCGCGATGAGTTAGGCGCATTGCCTCCGGGAGATATTCGTCAGTGTCTTGTGGCGCTGAGTAATTCACCAAAAGTTCGAGATTTATTTAATTATCGGTTTGAAGAAGGTACATTTCAGGGGCATTCATTTGGCAATATTCTTTTAAGTGCGCTTGAAAAGGTAACGGGCAATTTCAGTGAGGCAGTAGAGACTGCTTCCGAAATTCTGCGAGTAAACGGCATGGTAATACCTGCGACATTGGACAATGTGCGGCTAAAACTTGAGTGGCCCGAGGTGAGTTTTGAACTTCACGGAGAGCGTATTATCGATGCGGAATATTTCAAACACGACCCTCGCAAGGCCAAGTTATCACTCACTCCGTCTGCATCTGCGAATCCTATAGCGCTTAAAGCCATTAAAGACGCTGATATGATTGTCATCGCGCCTGGTGATTTGTACACTTCGCTGGGCCCGCTGCTCGTCATCGACGGTATAGGGGAGGCGCTGCGTGAATCACGAGCCAAGAAGATATATGTGTCAAATCTTGTAACGAAGACTGGTCAGACAGAAGGCTTTACAGTCGCTGACCATGCAGATGAAATTGAACGGTTTGCAGGCGGGCATTTTCTTGATTTTGTATTGTACAACCAGCAGCAACCAGACGCACGGCTGGCACGACGCTACAAAGACGAAGGTGCGTATCTTGTTGACGTAGATCACGAAAGGCTGTCAAGCAAGCATTATTTAGCAGTGGGCGGTTCATTCTTGGGACTAATTGCAGAGCGTGAAACAGGTGACTCTTTGCCGGTGACGCGTTCGCTCATTCGTCACGATACTGGCTCTGTGGCGAATGCTATAATTGAGCTATATGACAATGTCAGCAACAAATAG
- a CDS encoding YgjV family protein translates to MLFVQLIGLIGIGLLIASFQLNKRSLILKTQVASCLAWSLYYFFIGAYTGAGMVLLGAVRSYVFDKYRGYEWIFELSIFVYAMMTLVTWRDWTSLLPFIAMMLASTAMWQKNPKHIRFVSFMPTAFWFPYNFLSGSYMGMVGDLVTFLSVLSGVLRFDVLPYMRQRYVYRGATEITDVDLV, encoded by the coding sequence ATGTTATTTGTGCAACTTATCGGATTGATCGGTATCGGTCTGTTAATTGCATCGTTTCAGCTCAACAAGAGAAGTCTTATTTTAAAGACTCAAGTTGCTTCGTGCTTGGCATGGTCACTCTATTACTTCTTTATCGGAGCGTATACAGGTGCTGGTATGGTGCTTTTGGGTGCGGTTCGGAGTTACGTGTTTGATAAGTACAGGGGTTATGAATGGATATTTGAATTGTCGATATTTGTGTATGCGATGATGACATTAGTTACCTGGAGAGACTGGACGAGCCTTTTGCCATTTATTGCTATGATGTTGGCATCGACTGCGATGTGGCAAAAGAACCCGAAACATATTCGTTTTGTATCTTTTATGCCGACGGCATTTTGGTTTCCGTATAACTTTTTGTCTGGGTCGTATATGGGTATGGTGGGTGACTTGGTGACGTTTCTGTCGGTGCTTTCTGGCGTGTTGCGATTCGACGTGTTGCCATATATGCGCCAGCGTTATGTATACCGCGGGGCAACGGAAATAACTGATGTAGATTTGGTATAA
- a CDS encoding exodeoxyribonuclease VII small subunit: MSKSDKTIQEKIEELDKLVAWFEGEDFELEQASTKLKEAAKLATEIERDLEVVANDIQLVKKSFKTDTDADV; the protein is encoded by the coding sequence ATGAGCAAAAGTGACAAAACCATACAAGAAAAGATTGAAGAACTAGATAAACTCGTCGCGTGGTTTGAGGGAGAAGATTTTGAGCTGGAGCAGGCGAGTACTAAATTGAAGGAAGCGGCTAAATTAGCGACGGAGATCGAGCGCGACTTAGAGGTCGTAGCTAACGATATACAACTAGTTAAGAAATCATTTAAGACGGATACTGACGCCGACGTATGA
- a CDS encoding ribonuclease HI yields the protein MIVYYTDGSASPNPGPGGFAVIRDNKPYIVGGEDLHETTNIRMEGLAIKAALEDAGGETCEIYTDSEFWINVITKWAAGWEAKGWRKKGGDIKNLDIVQAVYPLYIHSNATLNWVRGHEGDEGNEMADEWANKAREMHLKAPQKVV from the coding sequence ATGATTGTGTATTACACAGATGGTAGCGCTAGTCCGAATCCGGGTCCGGGTGGGTTTGCGGTAATCCGCGACAATAAACCATATATTGTAGGCGGCGAGGACCTACATGAGACGACTAACATTCGCATGGAGGGCCTAGCAATTAAAGCGGCACTTGAAGATGCGGGTGGCGAGACTTGTGAGATCTATACAGACAGTGAATTTTGGATAAATGTCATAACCAAATGGGCTGCCGGCTGGGAAGCGAAGGGCTGGCGCAAAAAGGGCGGTGATATTAAAAATCTTGATATCGTGCAGGCTGTTTATCCGCTGTACATTCATTCGAATGCAACGCTCAACTGGGTACGTGGACACGAAGGCGATGAAGGTAATGAAATGGCCGACGAATGGGCAAATAAAGCACGCGAGATGCACCTGAAGGCTCCACAGAAGGTTGTTTGA
- a CDS encoding proteasome accessory factor PafA2 family protein, protein MHSVTETKITPDMFFNEEPPERIIGVEDEYDIQIAAQPSGSSAQAGDYISQQAIKNAGLRVLGNYTENGAKLYQDMGHAEYCTPECLGPYQAAAADIAGMHVIASVVEASGLKHNGLYRISGTWDNAEYGTTNGVHENFMAPASISHNSLLVNLLPTYYATRLGTMAGTISRNKYIFSQKEHGIGDAPIERHLIRRVSHGSKPMALILKEESETVGNGWLRLETRYADAPISLAARRHALATTSLMLRLVEHENLFNESEFDDIILKDPVSATHVFMRDMSLRKKAEVRSGKRLNMLDIEEKLAEKVLFLCERIKLPEDEIDAANIWPIINAAFRRSNPAKADYDPYLLREYGVATKHYWLKRIGAFDKGDAESKTRSLQWDRVLPTGNGIAMMKNSKTVDPEVETLQTTAPLTRAAIRQQFIQEFENNPKARVTDWNGGILPPRSIPIDFSDPYGYRD, encoded by the coding sequence ATGCATAGCGTTACTGAGACAAAAATCACGCCAGACATGTTTTTCAATGAAGAGCCACCAGAGCGAATCATCGGAGTCGAAGATGAGTACGATATTCAGATAGCAGCACAACCGAGTGGTTCATCCGCTCAAGCGGGTGATTATATATCTCAACAGGCAATCAAAAATGCCGGACTTCGAGTTCTTGGTAACTACACGGAAAACGGCGCTAAACTTTACCAGGATATGGGTCATGCCGAATATTGTACGCCAGAATGCCTAGGCCCCTATCAAGCCGCCGCAGCAGACATAGCGGGGATGCATGTTATTGCGTCAGTCGTCGAAGCGTCGGGGCTAAAACACAACGGATTGTACCGAATTAGTGGTACATGGGACAATGCAGAGTATGGAACAACTAATGGTGTCCATGAAAACTTTATGGCTCCGGCGTCTATTTCTCATAACAGCCTTCTTGTTAATCTTCTCCCCACCTATTACGCTACTAGACTAGGTACTATGGCGGGCACTATTTCTCGTAACAAATATATTTTTTCTCAAAAAGAACATGGTATCGGCGACGCCCCAATCGAAAGGCATCTTATCCGACGTGTCTCGCACGGCAGCAAGCCAATGGCGCTAATATTAAAGGAAGAATCAGAAACCGTCGGCAACGGCTGGCTACGACTTGAAACCAGATACGCTGACGCACCGATATCACTGGCAGCTCGTCGCCATGCTCTCGCCACGACATCTCTTATGCTACGCCTGGTCGAGCATGAAAATCTGTTCAATGAAAGTGAGTTCGACGACATCATTCTTAAGGATCCCGTTTCCGCTACACACGTATTCATGAGAGACATGTCACTTCGAAAAAAAGCCGAGGTACGTTCCGGTAAGCGCCTCAATATGCTCGATATCGAAGAAAAACTCGCGGAAAAAGTACTATTCCTGTGCGAGCGTATAAAACTGCCTGAAGACGAAATCGATGCCGCAAATATCTGGCCAATTATCAATGCCGCATTCCGCCGTAGTAACCCAGCGAAAGCTGATTATGACCCCTACTTACTGCGTGAATACGGAGTTGCCACGAAACATTATTGGCTCAAGCGTATCGGTGCGTTCGACAAAGGCGACGCTGAATCAAAAACACGCTCTTTGCAATGGGACAGAGTGCTTCCTACGGGTAACGGTATCGCAATGATGAAAAATTCCAAAACCGTAGACCCAGAAGTAGAGACACTACAAACAACCGCCCCGCTTACACGTGCGGCCATACGCCAACAATTCATACAGGAATTCGAAAACAATCCAAAAGCAAGAGTTACTGACTGGAACGGTGGCATTTTGCCACCCAGAAGTATACCTATAGACTTTTCAGACCCGTACGGTTATCGCGACTAG
- a CDS encoding ubiquitin-like protein Pup: MAGEKGGQVSGRENRSDDDESTTRDLGRAATADNQAEWSSETVDDIDSMLDEMDDVLEENAEEFVNAYKQKGGQ, translated from the coding sequence ATGGCAGGTGAAAAAGGTGGACAAGTATCGGGTCGTGAAAATCGTAGTGACGACGACGAGTCAACAACTAGAGATTTAGGCAGGGCTGCTACCGCAGATAATCAAGCAGAATGGTCTTCGGAAACTGTCGATGATATTGATAGTATGCTTGATGAGATGGATGACGTACTAGAAGAGAACGCCGAAGAGTTCGTCAATGCTTACAAGCAAAAGGGCGGCCAGTAG
- a CDS encoding glycine--tRNA ligase, whose translation MSDTTEKNVAMENIVSLAKRRGFIYPGSDVYGGLSGTWDYGPLGVALKRNIMQLWWKMFVDDREDMYGVDAAILMNKKVWEASGHTATFTDPLVECSNCHGRFRADKIDISKCPTCGKEDTFGEPRQFNMMFKTHVGAVEDDTSISYLRPETAQGIFTNYKNVVDSFYPDLPFGLAQQGKAFRNEISPRDFIFRSREFEQMEIEYFVEPDKWQESFDALLKDVHAFLDALGLPQDKVHELEVPAEDRAHYSKRTIDIEYDFPIGKEELLGLAYRTDFDLMNIQNNAGKSMEYTIKGTNTKFIPHVIEPSFGVERSVMAVLSAAYTEDEVNGEKRIVMKFPEHLAPVKYCVSPLLKNKPELVEKARGVYNILKKKHGNVMWDDNGNIGKRYRRQDEIGTPYCVVIDFDTLEDNTVTIRDRDTTEQKRVTIDSLA comes from the coding sequence ATGAGTGATACAACAGAGAAGAACGTAGCCATGGAAAACATCGTGAGCTTGGCGAAGCGCCGCGGGTTTATATATCCTGGCTCCGACGTGTACGGCGGCTTAAGCGGTACGTGGGACTACGGGCCACTCGGCGTTGCCTTGAAGCGCAATATTATGCAGCTATGGTGGAAGATGTTCGTCGACGACCGTGAAGATATGTACGGGGTAGACGCGGCTATATTGATGAATAAAAAAGTATGGGAAGCGAGCGGCCATACCGCAACTTTTACAGACCCGCTGGTTGAATGCAGTAATTGTCACGGACGCTTCCGAGCGGATAAAATCGATATTAGCAAGTGCCCAACTTGTGGCAAAGAGGACACGTTTGGTGAACCGCGTCAATTTAATATGATGTTTAAAACCCATGTCGGTGCTGTCGAGGATGATACATCAATTAGCTATCTTCGACCCGAAACTGCGCAAGGAATCTTTACGAACTATAAAAATGTTGTAGACAGTTTTTACCCAGATTTGCCGTTTGGTTTGGCGCAACAGGGCAAGGCGTTTCGCAACGAAATTAGTCCTCGTGATTTCATATTCCGCAGTCGTGAGTTTGAACAGATGGAAATCGAATACTTTGTAGAACCGGACAAATGGCAAGAATCGTTTGATGCGCTGCTCAAGGACGTGCACGCATTCCTAGATGCACTTGGTTTGCCGCAAGACAAGGTTCACGAACTGGAAGTTCCTGCGGAAGATCGTGCGCATTATAGCAAGCGTACTATCGATATAGAGTATGACTTTCCGATTGGCAAAGAAGAATTGTTAGGCCTGGCGTACCGCACTGACTTTGACTTGATGAACATCCAAAATAATGCCGGCAAGAGTATGGAATATACCATCAAAGGAACGAACACAAAATTTATTCCACATGTGATTGAACCGTCGTTCGGCGTAGAACGGTCAGTTATGGCCGTGCTAAGTGCTGCTTATACAGAAGACGAAGTGAACGGTGAAAAGCGCATTGTCATGAAATTCCCTGAGCATTTGGCCCCTGTAAAATATTGCGTATCGCCGCTGCTCAAAAACAAACCTGAGCTGGTAGAGAAGGCGAGGGGAGTGTATAACATCTTGAAAAAGAAGCATGGTAACGTGATGTGGGACGATAACGGAAACATCGGTAAGCGTTATCGCCGTCAAGACGAAATAGGCACGCCTTACTGCGTGGTGATTGACTTTGACACGCTCGAGGATAATACGGTGACTATCCGTGATCGCGATACGACTGAGCAAAAGCGTGTGACAATTGACTCACTGGCTTAG
- the recO gene encoding DNA repair protein RecO — MKTSRTRAIVLRRTNYGEADRVLDLLTPDGRLSVMARGVRKEKSKLAGGIELFAVCDVVVGEGKGNLSLLTSARLVQFYRHILEDYDRMQFAYEVLAQVARASASLDESEWYDIVAEVLAALDVLTVPIALTQTWFYIRVAALLGDELNTLRDCQGSKLESDKTYRYDSQENGFIIDEKGSIGAGHIKVLRLAAAKPLSIILQVGGMNEYLVDCVYVARQHAALQQVLK, encoded by the coding sequence ATGAAAACGTCTCGGACGCGCGCTATAGTGTTGCGCCGAACGAATTATGGCGAAGCTGATCGCGTGCTTGATTTACTGACTCCGGATGGACGATTGAGCGTGATGGCACGCGGCGTGCGTAAAGAAAAATCGAAATTAGCGGGCGGTATAGAGTTGTTTGCTGTGTGCGACGTTGTTGTGGGCGAAGGCAAGGGGAACTTGAGTTTGTTGACGTCTGCTCGTTTGGTACAGTTCTATCGTCATATATTGGAAGATTATGATCGTATGCAATTTGCGTATGAAGTTTTGGCGCAGGTTGCCCGGGCAAGCGCGAGTTTGGACGAGTCTGAATGGTATGACATCGTAGCAGAAGTTTTGGCGGCTCTTGATGTGCTGACGGTGCCTATCGCTCTGACACAAACATGGTTTTATATAAGGGTGGCGGCGTTGTTGGGTGATGAACTAAATACGCTGCGGGATTGTCAGGGTAGCAAATTGGAAAGCGACAAAACGTATCGCTACGATAGTCAGGAGAATGGTTTCATAATAGATGAAAAAGGGAGTATAGGCGCTGGCCATATTAAGGTATTGCGACTAGCGGCAGCAAAGCCGCTCAGTATTATTTTACAAGTTGGCGGTATGAATGAGTACTTGGTAGATTGCGTGTATGTTGCTCGTCAACATGCGGCGTTGCAGCAAGTGTTGAAATAA
- a CDS encoding HAD hydrolase-like protein has product MTMSATNSIDFYIVDFDRTLVDSDKLFEVFIGIAHNYFDIPREQIEKANEDMKARGDSFDTAGYVREHLYELDRGDEWNSLKKAFVQECQALNMLLPGAAELIEWLESNDKQYGILTYGNPMWQGLKITAAGFEQTNHIVMVHKEKGRLISSWQDESGIFNLPEAFGSGVVDRIIMIDDKAVSFSEFPGEPSHGYWVLDPANELPSQQGSVPDNVTRCKDLYAAIDTLT; this is encoded by the coding sequence ATGACAATGTCAGCAACAAATAGCATCGACTTTTACATCGTTGATTTCGATCGGACGCTTGTCGACTCGGATAAGTTGTTCGAAGTCTTTATTGGAATTGCGCATAATTATTTTGATATTCCTCGCGAACAGATTGAAAAGGCGAACGAAGACATGAAGGCACGTGGCGACTCTTTTGATACCGCAGGTTATGTACGCGAACATCTGTATGAGCTAGATAGGGGCGACGAATGGAATAGTCTTAAAAAGGCTTTTGTCCAAGAGTGCCAGGCGCTCAATATGCTGCTTCCAGGAGCTGCAGAATTAATCGAGTGGCTAGAGTCAAATGACAAGCAGTACGGCATATTGACGTACGGTAACCCAATGTGGCAAGGCTTGAAGATTACCGCAGCTGGGTTTGAACAGACGAATCACATTGTTATGGTGCACAAGGAAAAGGGCAGGCTAATCAGTAGTTGGCAAGATGAAAGCGGCATATTCAACCTACCAGAGGCTTTTGGCAGCGGCGTTGTCGATCGAATCATTATGATTGACGACAAGGCTGTTAGTTTTAGCGAGTTTCCAGGCGAGCCTTCGCACGGTTACTGGGTGCTTGATCCGGCAAATGAATTACCGTCTCAACAAGGTAGCGTGCCAGATAACGTAACTCGTTGTAAGGACCTGTACGCCGCAATTGATACGCTTACGTAA
- a CDS encoding AAA family ATPase, producing MDQALALEILLAGESVLLTGPAGSGKTYVLNQFIRLAKANGKHVSVTATTGLAATHLGGTTIHSWAGIGVQDELPHGFADHVSKGRHDIIEKTDVLIIDEISMLHDFRLDMVDMACRLVRERPDEPFGGIQVVMSGDFFQLPPINRGDTRAGGFVVNSNVWRELDPTICYLQEQHRQDDAQLLEILDAMRDGDVRRHHAERLLARADIELPDGDLTELHTTNVDVDRINQAKLDALPGDEYTYTQSTTGAANYVESLQRSVLAPIDLKLKEGALVMAVKNSPDRKYANGSLGVVVAFDALTNYPIVEFRNGKTITMMPETWEQRDGDKKRAGITQIPLRLAWAITVHKSQGMTLDSARIDLSKAFVEGMGYVALSRVKNLDNLYLAGLNRMALRVSDDAQHINETLVSRAVSDIKKFAHLTEKAEKRKKAPEPVRKKKGSSNWAEKIAKMRETHPNAYMSWKKTDDDTLKLDFQNGVSLKEMSKKLGRHENSILMRLQKHFGEDVTI from the coding sequence ATGGATCAAGCGTTGGCATTGGAGATATTATTAGCAGGTGAGAGCGTGCTTCTTACCGGACCTGCAGGTTCGGGTAAGACGTATGTGTTGAATCAGTTTATTAGACTGGCAAAGGCCAATGGTAAACACGTGTCAGTCACTGCGACGACAGGTCTGGCCGCAACACATCTAGGCGGAACAACTATTCATTCATGGGCGGGTATTGGCGTGCAAGATGAACTGCCGCACGGCTTTGCCGATCATGTCAGCAAGGGGCGACATGACATCATCGAAAAGACAGACGTGCTGATAATTGACGAAATCAGTATGTTACACGATTTCCGTTTGGATATGGTCGACATGGCATGCCGATTGGTGCGCGAAAGGCCTGACGAGCCTTTCGGTGGTATTCAGGTCGTTATGTCGGGTGACTTCTTTCAGCTACCGCCAATCAATCGTGGCGATACTCGGGCTGGCGGTTTTGTAGTGAACAGTAACGTATGGAGAGAGTTGGATCCGACAATCTGCTATTTGCAGGAGCAGCATCGTCAAGACGACGCTCAGTTACTTGAGATTTTGGATGCGATGCGTGACGGCGATGTGCGTCGTCATCATGCAGAACGATTGCTGGCTAGGGCGGACATAGAATTACCCGATGGCGACTTGACTGAATTGCACACGACTAATGTCGACGTAGATCGTATCAATCAGGCGAAGCTAGATGCATTACCGGGCGATGAATATACCTATACGCAGTCGACGACCGGAGCTGCTAATTACGTAGAAAGTTTGCAAAGGTCCGTGCTGGCGCCGATTGACCTGAAGCTAAAAGAAGGTGCGCTGGTCATGGCGGTAAAAAACTCGCCTGATCGAAAATATGCAAACGGCAGCCTGGGTGTTGTTGTGGCTTTTGATGCGCTGACAAACTATCCGATCGTGGAATTTCGGAACGGTAAGACAATAACGATGATGCCTGAGACATGGGAGCAACGAGATGGTGACAAGAAGCGGGCGGGCATCACACAGATTCCGCTGCGATTAGCGTGGGCAATTACGGTACATAAATCACAGGGCATGACACTCGATTCGGCTCGGATTGATTTGAGCAAGGCATTTGTTGAAGGTATGGGTTACGTAGCGTTGAGCCGAGTTAAGAATTTGGATAATTTGTACTTGGCAGGACTCAATCGTATGGCGCTTCGTGTCAGCGATGATGCTCAGCATATTAACGAGACTCTTGTGTCACGTGCTGTTTCAGATATTAAAAAATTTGCGCATCTTACTGAAAAAGCAGAAAAACGAAAAAAAGCGCCAGAACCAGTCAGAAAGAAAAAGGGGAGTAGTAATTGGGCGGAAAAGATTGCAAAGATGCGTGAGACGCATCCGAACGCTTATATGTCCTGGAAAAAGACTGACGATGATACGTTAAAGCTTGATTTTCAGAATGGCGTTTCCTTGAAAGAAATGAGTAAAAAGCTAGGCCGACATGAAAACAGCATACTGATGCGACTGCAAAAGCACTTTGGCGAAGACGTGACTATTTAG
- a CDS encoding YbjQ family protein, translating to MNNDILVVTTNDVAGYEVVEVYGEVFGVLARSRNVVSNIGAGLKSIIGGEIRGYTKLLADSRIEATERMKKAAFEKGANAVIAMRFDTGEIGGSMNEVAAYGTAVKIKKI from the coding sequence ATGAACAATGATATTTTGGTCGTAACGACAAATGACGTAGCGGGATATGAAGTTGTGGAAGTTTATGGAGAAGTCTTTGGTGTGTTAGCGCGAAGTAGAAATGTAGTCAGTAATATTGGCGCCGGTTTAAAGTCGATTATCGGTGGTGAAATCCGTGGCTATACGAAGCTTTTGGCAGATAGTAGGATTGAAGCGACAGAGCGTATGAAAAAGGCGGCGTTCGAAAAGGGGGCTAATGCAGTGATTGCCATGCGGTTCGATACCGGTGAAATAGGTGGTAGTATGAACGAAGTGGCAGCTTATGGTACGGCCGTAAAAATTAAAAAAATATAA